From the Acinetobacter wanghuae genome, one window contains:
- a CDS encoding phosphoethanolamine transferase, translating into MAVEIYVVLKYKDFNEGILESILNTNKNEFLEVLSKNLILLIPAAFLILLINFLIVSQIQSNLRIGLLLLVPFFIAFFSSQVRLIRVDRKLKKYAQNSSAFNVLNSLDKLDKNVISSIRTKYPIFFGNLFYLLNYRGSGEINFHENRQCPDFLKDDKSTKVKNIILIIGESAMPDRFSLYGYSDFLTTPRIKQWNNLTILEGVHSLSNMTRTALPFLISYPEVHDFSKAYTCKNIFDLAKNKNIHTSWIGNQAIDSLFTSSYGPIAKCADLVLSRDHTSTGFPFTPKDDLDLLHAIENEFKQYGMANNGSNNLFVIHTVGSHAPYSIRSDEIDKIALKGADEYDLSIHHTDRLLDEIKKLADRQLEDYMLIYTSDHGEVVEDEGGGLEHGLTFGGYQQYKVPFVILNNSNFNFNIEKYRKNSGNYANDISSLLIAEAMGYKLDEKFIFDYTCSDEILHSDYIVYDYKDLPQQINQRKRAA; encoded by the coding sequence ATGGCCGTCGAAATCTATGTTGTTTTAAAATATAAGGACTTTAATGAAGGTATCTTAGAATCAATATTAAATACCAATAAAAATGAATTTCTTGAGGTTCTAAGTAAAAACTTAATTTTACTTATTCCTGCAGCTTTTTTAATTTTACTTATTAATTTTCTTATAGTTTCTCAGATACAATCCAATCTTAGAATTGGCCTATTACTATTAGTTCCTTTTTTTATCGCTTTTTTTTCATCACAAGTTCGCCTGATACGTGTAGATAGAAAGTTGAAGAAATACGCACAAAATAGCAGTGCTTTCAATGTGCTTAATTCTCTAGATAAATTAGATAAAAATGTAATATCAAGTATTAGAACAAAGTATCCTATTTTTTTTGGAAATTTATTTTATTTGCTAAATTATCGTGGCAGTGGAGAGATAAATTTTCATGAAAATCGTCAGTGTCCTGATTTTTTAAAAGATGATAAAAGCACAAAGGTTAAAAATATTATTCTGATCATTGGGGAATCTGCAATGCCTGATAGATTTAGTCTATATGGTTATTCCGATTTCCTAACCACACCAAGAATTAAGCAGTGGAATAATTTAACCATCTTGGAAGGGGTACATTCTCTATCCAATATGACAAGAACAGCTTTACCTTTCTTGATTTCATATCCAGAAGTACATGATTTCTCAAAAGCTTATACCTGTAAAAATATTTTTGATCTCGCTAAAAATAAGAATATACATACTTCTTGGATAGGTAATCAGGCGATTGATAGTCTTTTTACTTCGAGCTATGGTCCCATTGCAAAATGTGCGGATTTAGTTTTGTCACGCGATCATACTTCCACAGGATTTCCCTTTACTCCAAAAGATGACCTAGATTTATTACATGCAATCGAAAATGAATTTAAGCAGTATGGCATGGCGAATAACGGATCAAACAATTTATTCGTTATTCATACCGTTGGTAGTCATGCTCCATATTCAATTAGAAGCGATGAAATTGATAAAATTGCCCTAAAAGGGGCAGATGAGTATGATTTATCTATACACCATACAGATAGATTATTAGATGAAATTAAGAAATTAGCAGATAGGCAGCTAGAAGATTATATGCTGATTTATACATCTGATCATGGTGAGGTTGTTGAGGATGAAGGTGGTGGTTTGGAACATGGTCTTACTTTTGGGGGATACCAACAGTATAAGGTGCCATTTGTTATTTTAAATAATAGTAATTTTAACTTTAATATAGAAAAGTACAGAAAGAACTCAGGTAACTATGCAAATGATATAAGCTCTCTATTAATTGCTGAAGCAATGGGCTATAAACTAGATGAAAAATTTATTTTTGACTATACGTGTTCTGATGAAATTCTACATTCAGATTATATTGTATATGACTATAAAGATTTGCCCCAACAGATTAATCAGAGGAAAAGAGCGGCTTAG
- a CDS encoding lysophospholipid acyltransferase family protein — MYALLKNFSKLPLRLIQNLAQMAGSFLYLTHSSMRRVTEINLQSAYPELSDLERNQLVEASIKSQCMTYAESIKIWGSSPEYALSLIKDVQGEDLFLKAIQNPNGCLAVVPHFGTWEILNAWLNQHTSPVILYKPSKNKDVDRFMLEARQRLNATLVPTDETGVRALFKHLKQGGFSVILPDHVPKESGGIYSPFYNQNALSSTLLSKLAAKTQCSVVGLSCLRREDLSGYDVVVTELSHDISSKDLQLSVDTLNKEMERMINVAPEQYLWGYKRFRRLKNKEKIY, encoded by the coding sequence ATGTACGCCCTACTCAAAAATTTCTCTAAGCTTCCGCTTCGACTGATTCAAAATCTTGCACAAATGGCAGGATCATTTTTATATCTCACGCATTCGTCTATGCGTCGTGTGACTGAGATTAATCTTCAATCTGCTTATCCTGAACTTTCTGATTTAGAAAGAAATCAACTGGTTGAAGCCAGCATAAAAAGTCAGTGCATGACGTATGCTGAGTCGATTAAAATTTGGGGTTCAAGCCCAGAATATGCGCTGTCTTTAATTAAAGATGTTCAAGGCGAAGATTTATTTTTAAAAGCCATACAAAATCCGAATGGCTGTTTAGCTGTTGTCCCGCATTTTGGCACATGGGAGATTTTAAATGCATGGTTAAATCAGCATACTTCTCCTGTGATTCTGTATAAACCGAGCAAAAATAAAGATGTTGATCGCTTCATGCTCGAAGCTCGTCAGCGCTTAAATGCGACATTAGTACCGACGGATGAAACGGGTGTACGTGCTTTATTTAAGCATTTGAAGCAAGGTGGTTTTTCTGTCATTTTACCCGACCATGTACCTAAAGAAAGTGGTGGAATCTACTCGCCTTTTTATAACCAAAATGCGCTTTCATCCACTCTACTGTCCAAACTTGCCGCAAAAACGCAATGTTCTGTTGTCGGTTTAAGTTGTTTAAGACGGGAAGATTTGTCAGGTTATGATGTTGTCGTAACTGAGCTGTCGCATGATATTTCGTCAAAAGATTTACAGCTTTCTGTTGATACCTTAAATAAAGAAATGGAGCGCATGATTAATGTCGCTCCAGAACAGTATTTGTGGGGGTATAAGAGGTTTAGGAGGTTAAAAAATAAAGAAAAAATTTATTGA
- the aspS gene encoding aspartate--tRNA ligase — translation MMRTHYCGSLTEAQIDQTVTLCGWVHRRRDHGGVIFLDMRDRDGLVQVVIDPDTPEAFATADKARSEFVLKITGRVRRRYEGTENANITSGQIEVLGKEIEVLAASETPPFPLNDENTNISEEVRLKYRFLDIRRPEMIDRLRFRSKLTNLIRNYFEENGFLDVETPILTRATPEGARDYLVPSRVSNGSFYALPQSPQLFKQLLMVGGIDRYYQIAKCFRDEDLRADRQPEFTQIDVETSFMSDDDIMDLMETLTVKMFKELLNVEFDKFPRMTYADAMRDYASDKPDMRIPLKLVDVADMMQDVEFKVFAGPAKDPKGRIVALRVPGAGSLPRSQIDEYTKFVGIYGAKGLAYIKVNELEKGIEGLQSPIVKFIEPIVLDLLKRVGAENGDIVFFGADKAKVVNDAMGALRIKVGHDMKLATCEWAPLWVVDFPMFEETDDGKWTSVHHPFTLPKSSVEEVKNNPGAALSVAYDMVLNGTEIGGGSLRIFNLEMQKAIFEALGIGEEEAEEKFSFLLNALKFGAPPHGGLAFGLDRLVMLMTGASSIRDVIAFPKTKTAECPLTQAPAPVESNQLRDLGIRLREKPKAEETK, via the coding sequence ATGATGCGAACTCATTACTGCGGTTCTTTAACCGAAGCTCAAATTGACCAAACCGTAACATTATGCGGTTGGGTTCACCGTCGCCGTGACCACGGTGGTGTAATCTTCCTTGACATGCGTGACCGTGATGGTCTTGTGCAAGTGGTAATCGATCCAGATACCCCTGAAGCATTCGCAACTGCGGACAAAGCACGTTCAGAATTCGTATTAAAAATTACAGGCCGCGTACGTCGTCGTTACGAAGGTACTGAAAACGCGAATATCACCAGCGGTCAAATCGAAGTGCTTGGTAAAGAAATCGAAGTGCTTGCTGCATCAGAAACTCCGCCATTCCCATTGAATGACGAAAATACCAATATTTCTGAAGAAGTACGTTTGAAATATCGCTTCCTTGATATTCGTCGTCCTGAAATGATCGATCGTTTACGTTTCCGTTCTAAATTGACCAACTTGATTCGTAACTATTTCGAAGAAAATGGCTTCTTAGACGTTGAAACACCGATTTTGACCCGTGCAACACCAGAAGGTGCGCGTGACTATTTAGTCCCTAGTCGTGTATCAAACGGTAGCTTTTATGCACTTCCACAATCACCACAATTGTTTAAACAGTTGTTGATGGTGGGTGGTATCGATCGTTACTACCAAATCGCGAAATGTTTCCGTGATGAAGACTTACGTGCTGACCGTCAGCCTGAATTCACCCAAATCGACGTTGAAACATCGTTCATGAGTGACGATGACATCATGGATTTGATGGAAACATTAACAGTGAAGATGTTCAAAGAACTTCTTAATGTTGAATTCGACAAATTCCCACGTATGACCTATGCAGATGCAATGCGTGACTATGCATCTGACAAACCAGATATGCGTATTCCTTTGAAACTTGTTGACGTTGCAGATATGATGCAAGACGTTGAGTTCAAAGTATTCGCAGGTCCTGCAAAAGATCCTAAAGGTCGTATTGTGGCACTTCGCGTACCGGGTGCAGGTTCACTTCCACGTAGCCAAATTGATGAATACACTAAATTTGTAGGCATCTATGGCGCGAAAGGTTTGGCTTACATTAAAGTCAACGAACTTGAAAAAGGCATTGAAGGTCTTCAATCTCCAATCGTGAAATTCATCGAGCCAATCGTGCTTGATTTGTTGAAACGTGTTGGCGCTGAAAATGGCGATATCGTGTTCTTTGGTGCGGATAAAGCGAAAGTTGTAAATGATGCAATGGGTGCTTTACGTATCAAAGTCGGTCATGACATGAAACTTGCAACGTGTGAGTGGGCGCCTCTTTGGGTTGTAGACTTCCCAATGTTCGAAGAAACTGATGATGGTAAATGGACCTCTGTGCATCACCCATTCACGCTACCAAAATCTAGCGTTGAAGAAGTGAAAAACAATCCAGGCGCTGCGTTGTCAGTTGCTTACGATATGGTATTGAACGGTACTGAAATCGGTGGTGGCTCACTGCGTATCTTCAACCTAGAAATGCAAAAAGCGATCTTTGAAGCTTTAGGTATTGGTGAAGAAGAAGCAGAAGAGAAATTCAGTTTCTTACTTAATGCATTAAAATTCGGTGCGCCTCCTCATGGTGGTTTGGCATTCGGTCTTGACCGTTTAGTGATGTTGATGACTGGTGCATCTTCTATTCGTGACGTGATTGCATTCCCGAAAACAAAAACTGCTGAGTGTCCGTTGACTCAAGCACCTGCACCAGTTGAATCAAATCAATTGCGTGATTTGGGTATTCGTTTACGCGAAAAACCAAAAGCTGAAGAAACTAAATAA
- a CDS encoding DUF4184 family protein, producing the protein MPFTLSHAALAPPISKLTGGRLPIAALAIGCMVPDLFRLFTNANYGGSHQWSGLIIPNLLLGLVFCLIWYTLYRPMIFAFFGLEKPLNITSLNRFCGFVLGMMIAILVGTTTHIIWDGLTHVDFRTFAFKEILMQPIQILTHSYPLHRVLQIGLSAFALPVLAWMIYRHNGHYRSTVCVHHNIKIYLYVLFALSFLAGIASYLYFAEGSYSDAFSNDLYAYVGKSINYFFRAFLAVFTVGSIVFHILKVFTGFFSKSVK; encoded by the coding sequence ATGCCTTTTACTTTATCTCATGCTGCACTCGCCCCACCCATTTCTAAGCTTACAGGCGGACGTCTACCGATTGCAGCACTGGCGATTGGTTGTATGGTGCCAGATTTATTTCGTTTATTTACCAATGCCAATTATGGCGGTTCGCATCAATGGTCGGGACTCATTATCCCCAACCTACTCCTTGGACTCGTTTTCTGTCTGATTTGGTACACTCTATACCGCCCAATGATTTTTGCTTTTTTCGGTTTAGAGAAGCCCTTAAACATTACTAGTCTGAATCGTTTTTGTGGTTTTGTGCTGGGTATGATGATTGCCATTCTTGTGGGCACAACAACCCATATTATTTGGGATGGTCTGACCCATGTGGACTTTCGAACCTTCGCATTTAAAGAAATTTTAATGCAGCCTATTCAGATTTTGACGCATAGCTATCCCTTACATCGTGTCTTACAAATTGGTTTATCGGCATTCGCACTGCCTGTTTTAGCTTGGATGATTTATCGTCATAACGGACATTATCGCAGTACGGTCTGTGTCCATCACAATATTAAAATATATCTATATGTCTTGTTTGCGCTGTCGTTCCTAGCAGGGATTGCAAGCTATCTCTATTTTGCTGAAGGCAGTTATTCAGATGCATTTTCAAATGATTTATATGCCTACGTGGGTAAATCGATTAATTATTTCTTTAGAGCATTTTTAGCTGTGTTTACAGTGGGTAGTATCGTTTTCCATATCTTGAAAGTGTTTACCGGTTTTTTCTCAAAATCGGTGAAATAA